The DNA sequence TGAGACAGGTCTAGGGGTACATCACATAATGTCACCCCCTCAGGATCTTTCAATTTATTATGAAGATACATGTTTTCTAAATATTCGCTGTGGCATTTTTCGGCCTGATTTGTGCTGTCAGAATTCCAATAGAGAAGATCAAAGGCCATTGGTTCTTTCCCTAAGAGATAATTATTAATCAGATATGACCAGATTAAATCATTGGATCTTAGCATGTTAAACGTCAGAGCCATGGCTTTGCCGTCCATATAGCCTTGGGAAGCCATCATAGATTTTATCCCAGCGACTTGTTCTTCATCGATGAAAGTCAGAAGTTCGCCTGCATCATCAAAGTTGGTAAGCGTTGTGAAGAGAGAGGCTGATTTAATCATCTCAGCTTGATTGGTTGCCTGTAAATAGGCAAGGGCTGCGGTCAGCATGGTGCCGCCCACACAATAGCCCGTTGTATGGATCGCTTTCTCACCCGTGATTTCTTGCACAACCTTTAAAGCTTCAAGATAGCCTTCTTGAAGATAGTTATCCAAACCTTTATCACGGTGTTCTGCCGTTGGATTAACCCAGCTGACCATAAAAGTTGTGAACCCTTGATTGACCAACCATTGAACAATGGATTTCTTTTCGTTTAGATCAAGAATGTAATATTTATTGATCCAGGGCGGGAAGAAGACCATCGGTGCTTTTTTAATCTTGTTTGTGGTCGGCGCATACTGAATAAGCTCTATCAGATCATTTTTGAAAACGACTTTACCCTTAGTAACCGCAACATTCTTTCCCACTTCGAATTGACTTTTATCCACCATTGAGATGAGGGGTACACTGTTCTGACCTTCCTGCAGGTCATGCATCATATTTTGCATGCCTTTCATCAGGTTTTCCCCCTTTGTTTCCATCGTCTCCTTCAGAACATCGGGATTGGTCATGATAAAATTACTAGGCGAAAAGGCATCCACCATTTGTTTGGTGAAAAAGTCTATCTTCTCTTTCTCATGGTGATCAATGCCTTCAAGGCTTTCGAGGGACGCATAAATATGTTTTGAGAGAAGGAGGTAAGAGTTTTTTATGAAATCAAAGGTCGTGTTTTCTGACCAATCTTTTGATTTGAAACGTTTATCTCGGCTTGAATCGATGATATCTTCAACGTCTTCACCCGCCTGTTTTTTGGTCGCATGATCCCACAAGCGGCCATAATCTTCGAATAATGCCATTTGATGGCTTACTAATTTCTCTGGATGCTTCATCATCTCATTCGTCATAGAAAAATAGTTTTTCATCAGATGAAAGGGATCAGGCATGCCTGATGGGGGCGATTCTGTTGGTATTTTGCTGAGATATTCAGTGAATAATGACTGTGATTGCTCAGAAGCTTTGACCATGATGTCTGAGAGGGTCTTTAATTCTTCTTCAGACCAAGGAAAATTATTTTGCTCATTCTGTTCATTAGACATAAAATTGCTCCAAAAAAACGCGGCCTGATCTTATGTTATCAAGAAGCGCTTTTAATGCAATAGAATGATGCGTGATATTGCTAAATTCTTTCTTTTGGCTGGACCTGTTATGGGAATCGTGCTAGCGCCACTTTTACCTAAAGTATAAGTCTTGGAGTAAGCTCATGTCTGATAAAAACAATGCCATTGGGGTTGCCATCGCCGGTCTAGGGACTGTTGGCGTGGGCGTTATTCGTATTATTGAGAAACATACTGCCATGCTTGAGCAACGCTCAGGCCGAACGGTGGAAATTGTTGCAGTTTCTGCACGAGATAGAAACCGAGATCGAGGCGTGGATCTGTCGTCCTATGCCTGGGTAGATGACACGACTTCGCTGGCTGACCATGACGGTGTTGATGTTGTTATTGAGCTTGTCGGGGGCAGTGATGGGACAGCTTTGGCACTGGCTAGAAATACACTTAAAAAAGGCAAAGCCTTTGTGACTGCAAATAAGGCTTTGATTGCTATTCATGGAAAAGAATTGGCTAAACTTGCTGAAGAACATGATAGCTTCCTTGCTTTCGAAGCAGCTGTTGCAGGCGGCATTCCAATTCTTAAAGCCCTAAAAGAGGGACTTGCTGGCAATCAGATGAGTAATCTGCGGGGCATTTTAAACGGAACCTGTAATTATATCCTTACACGCATGGAGAATGAGGGCCTTGGGTTTGAAGAAGTTCTCGCAGATGCGCAGCGTCTAGGTTATGCAGAAGCCGACCCCACTTTTGATGTGGACGGTATTGATACAGCCCATAAAACAGCGATATTAGCAGCCTTAGCCTTTGGTGTAGAGCCAGACTTTGCCGCCATTGAATGCGAGGGCATTAGAGCGATTGCTTCCGTCGATATCGATTATGCGAGAACGCTTGGCTATACGATTAAACTTCTCGGCAGTGTACGCCGTACAGAGACTGGTATTGAACAACATGTTCACCCGGCCATGGTTCCCTTGGAAACGGCTCTTGCAAATGTTTCTGGAGCGACAAATGCCGTTCAAGTCTATGGTGATGCTGTTGGAGAAACCGTCTATATTGGGGCTGGCGCAGGTGAATTACCTACAGCCAGTGCCGTCATGGCCGATGTGGTTGATTATGCAAGTGGGAATAACCGTCCGGCTTTTGGTGTACCGTCAAATGAATTGAAAAAACTTATTCCTGTTTCAAGCGATGAACATGTAGGCAGTTATTATATTCGTTTTCGTGTGATTGATGAACTTGGAAAAATGGCTGAAATAACATCAGTCCTTCGTGATTCTAATGTCTCCATTGAAAGTATGATCCAGCTTGGATCTGCTGAAGACGGCGGTGTATATATGGTTCTGACGACGCACCCAATTCAAGGAAGCGCCGTTCACACAGCGATAGAGAAACTACATGCCATAAATGAAATGAAAATATTAGACAAACCTGTGGTTCTAAGGATTGCCAAAGTTTAGTAAATGTGTCATTAGGCATTCATAATTTTGTCTCACTGGTCCCAAATAGTGTGAGGCATGATTTGACATAAAGGAGATATATTATGAGCTCGACCCATTTAGGTAGAGATCTCGTCATTGAATTTGCTCGCGTTACAGAGGCTGCTGCCTTATCTTGTGCGGGGCTCATTGGACGCGGTGACGAAAAAGCGGCAGATGCTGCAGCCGTTGAAGGCATGCGAAATTCCCTCAATACTCTGCCGATCAATGGCACTGTTGTAATCGGCGAAGGTGAACGCGATGAAGCGCCAATGCTTTTCATCGGAGAAGAAGTTGGTTCTGGCGGAGCAGATGTTGATCTTGCTATGGATCCTCTTGAGGGCACAACAATATGTGCAAAGGGTCAACCAAATGCTCTTGCTGTTATTGCAGCGGCACCGAAAGGCGGTCTGTTGAATGCACCTGATGTTTACATGGATAAAATTGCTGTTGGCGGTGGTCTTCCAGAAGGTGTTATAGATTTAGATAAGTCAGTGGAAGAAAATGTAAGATCTGTTGCCAAAGCAAAAGGCAAAACGATTGATCAAATGATAGTCTGTGTCCTTGATCGCCCGCGTCATGTTGATAAAATTAAAGAACTTCGCAGTCTAGGGTGCGGTGTGAAACTTATTGGCGACGGCGATGTCGCAGGTGTTATTGATACCACCAATGAAGAAGCCGGTGTT is a window from the Temperatibacter marinus genome containing:
- a CDS encoding PHA/PHB synthase family protein, with amino-acid sequence MSNEQNEQNNFPWSEEELKTLSDIMVKASEQSQSLFTEYLSKIPTESPPSGMPDPFHLMKNYFSMTNEMMKHPEKLVSHQMALFEDYGRLWDHATKKQAGEDVEDIIDSSRDKRFKSKDWSENTTFDFIKNSYLLLSKHIYASLESLEGIDHHEKEKIDFFTKQMVDAFSPSNFIMTNPDVLKETMETKGENLMKGMQNMMHDLQEGQNSVPLISMVDKSQFEVGKNVAVTKGKVVFKNDLIELIQYAPTTNKIKKAPMVFFPPWINKYYILDLNEKKSIVQWLVNQGFTTFMVSWVNPTAEHRDKGLDNYLQEGYLEALKVVQEITGEKAIHTTGYCVGGTMLTAALAYLQATNQAEMIKSASLFTTLTNFDDAGELLTFIDEEQVAGIKSMMASQGYMDGKAMALTFNMLRSNDLIWSYLINNYLLGKEPMAFDLLYWNSDSTNQAEKCHSEYLENMYLHNKLKDPEGVTLCDVPLDLSQIDTPLYILATVDDHIAPAQSVYSLRNRVKSPARFVLGGSGHIAGVINPPLADNTGGKYWYMVNDAKADTLDDYMANTEKHEGSWWPDWLTWLNKRSKRQTEPRIPGEGPYPALEDAPGSYVKVKA
- a CDS encoding homoserine dehydrogenase — protein: MSDKNNAIGVAIAGLGTVGVGVIRIIEKHTAMLEQRSGRTVEIVAVSARDRNRDRGVDLSSYAWVDDTTSLADHDGVDVVIELVGGSDGTALALARNTLKKGKAFVTANKALIAIHGKELAKLAEEHDSFLAFEAAVAGGIPILKALKEGLAGNQMSNLRGILNGTCNYILTRMENEGLGFEEVLADAQRLGYAEADPTFDVDGIDTAHKTAILAALAFGVEPDFAAIECEGIRAIASVDIDYARTLGYTIKLLGSVRRTETGIEQHVHPAMVPLETALANVSGATNAVQVYGDAVGETVYIGAGAGELPTASAVMADVVDYASGNNRPAFGVPSNELKKLIPVSSDEHVGSYYIRFRVIDELGKMAEITSVLRDSNVSIESMIQLGSAEDGGVYMVLTTHPIQGSAVHTAIEKLHAINEMKILDKPVVLRIAKV
- the glpX gene encoding class II fructose-bisphosphatase, with amino-acid sequence MSSTHLGRDLVIEFARVTEAAALSCAGLIGRGDEKAADAAAVEGMRNSLNTLPINGTVVIGEGERDEAPMLFIGEEVGSGGADVDLAMDPLEGTTICAKGQPNALAVIAAAPKGGLLNAPDVYMDKIAVGGGLPEGVIDLDKSVEENVRSVAKAKGKTIDQMIVCVLDRPRHVDKIKELRSLGCGVKLIGDGDVAGVIDTTNEEAGVDLYIGAGGAPEGVLAAAALRCIGGQFQGRLLFRNDDERARARKWGIKDLDRKYTLTELASKEVIFAATGVTDGSLLEGVRRKPGGFTTETIIMRSETKTVRWIKAFHPDED